tttggcatttttatcCGCATCGTTAGTTGGAAGCGTCCAGGTGGATGGATGTTGAAAGTCATGGATACCAAACCCTCATTTTTAAGATAGTAAACATTTGGCTTAATGAGGCACTCGAAGGAAATGCCATTGACCACCAGCTGCTTGTAAATTGGGCCAAATACTTTGAAAAGTAGATGGTTGTTCAGCAAGTGCCAACCCCTAATGTTCTCCATCATGAAAATATTCTTTGtgtttttatcattttatctGGAATATCACTGCTGAAGACAGGTGCAAAATTCATAAGCTTATTTGGTCGGGAAAAAGTTGGTCAGGAAGAAAATAAATGTTTCAAATAATCGAGGTTGCAATTTGTTTCCAGAAACTTTAGGATGCAACACATGTTGCCTGTTTTTGAAGAATGCTAGATAAATAGTTACAAGATACTAGCTGTTTTTCAACTTTACAAACTATTACTTATGAAGTGCAAAATACAGGGAGACAGAAAAGTGTTTAATTTCAACccaaaaaattaagatatgagCTATTGCTCCCAATTGCTTATAAATTAATGAACAACTTATAATGTGTTGGAGACAAAAAGCTggcaatatatttatttgatgcGCACAATTGTATAGTTTAGTAGCATTTCCATAACAAACGGCTTACGACTTTCCTTCATTTTTACACGCATTGATAGCTGAAAGCGACCAAATGGATGAACGCTTGGTATCATGGACATTATGCCATCGGTTTTCAGATAGTAAACATTTGGCTTGATAGGACACTTGAAGTAACTGCCGTTGACCACCAAAGTTTTATATGATTCgccaaacattttaaatatcaCAGGATTGTTAAGAAATTCGCAACCCTTGAAGTTTTCGATCTTGTACATAATTCGATGTGTCTTGAGCactttaattgttatattGATGGTAAAAGCTGGAGCCAACTTTACGACACGAAAAGTATATAGAATCTTAGAGTCGGGCACTCTATGGAAATATTCCACGAAATCATGATCACATCTGGTATCCAGCGACTCTAGGCTGTATTCTGCATTGCCCCTTTGAACGGCAATTGGCTGCGGAATTGTCAAATATTTtaccaaatttaaacaaataactGAGATTACCTCATGTTCTTCTACGAAAAACAGTAAGCCAAATAGGCAAAGATAAAAAATATGACCTCTATTGACAGCCATGGAACCTCAACTGGCTAAACGATT
The sequence above is drawn from the Drosophila melanogaster chromosome 2R genome and encodes:
- the CG33477 gene encoding uncharacterized protein, giving the protein MAVNRGHIFYLCLFGLLFFVEEHEVISVICLNLVKYLTIPQPIAVQRGNAEYSLESLDTRCDHDFVEYFHRVPDSKILYTFRVVKLAPAFTINITIKVLKTHRIMYKIENFKGCEFLNNPVIFKMFGESYKTLVVNGSYFKCPIKPNVYYLKTDGIMSMIPSVHPFGRFQLSMRVKMKESRKPFVMEMLLNYTIVRIK